In one window of Nicotiana tabacum cultivar K326 chromosome 12, ASM71507v2, whole genome shotgun sequence DNA:
- the LOC107772669 gene encoding kirola-like: MGLKGKLVVSMEVKCGGHLFHDLYQTKPHHVSNISPNKVTGFNLDEGGIGEVGSVTTWKYKEDENVKIAKCVIEAIDDEKKSSTWKVIGGDLLEVYNAFIVNISCDQHWITWTLEYEKRTEDTSEPISFLRFYIYLTKDIEAHHVEK; this comes from the exons ATGGGTTTGAAAGGCAAGTTGGTTGTTTCAATGGAGGTGAAATGTGGAGGACACTTATTTCATGACCTTTATCAAACTAAACCTCATCATGTATCCAACATAAGCCCCAATAAGGTCACGGGTTTTAATCTTGATGAAGGTGGGATTGGAGAGGTTGGTTCTGTAACTACCTGGAAATATAAGGAGG ATGAAAATGTGAAGATTGCTAAGTGTGTCATTGAAGCCATTGATGATGAAAAGAAATCAAGCACTTGGAAAGTGATAGGAGGAGACCTCCTAGAAGTATATAACGCTTTCATTGTTAACATATCCTGCGATCAACACTGGATTACATGGACACTTGAGTACGAGAAGAGGACTGAAGACACTTCAGAGCCTATATCTTTCTTGAGATTTTACATTTATTTGACCAAAGATATTGAGGCTCACCATGTCGAGAAATAG